In the genome of Neofelis nebulosa isolate mNeoNeb1 chromosome 6, mNeoNeb1.pri, whole genome shotgun sequence, one region contains:
- the LOC131513614 gene encoding putative olfactory receptor 2B8: protein MERANGSTSSGFLLLGFSDRPKLETPLFVVILMGYVLSCLGNGTIILLSLRDPRLHTPMYCFLSNLSFMDLCLTTCTVPQTLANLKGRDKTITYGGCVSQLLIALGLGGVECVLLSVMAYDRYAAVCRPLHYLIIMHPQLCLRLVLTAWLTGFGNSVLQTALTMTLPLCGRNQVDHFFCEVPVMLKLACADTSIIEAEVFAVSVFFLVVPLSLILVSYGHITRAVLKIKSARGRRKAFGTCGSHLMVVVIFFGTLISMYLQPPSSYSQDVNKSIALFYTLVTPLLNPLIYTLRNKEVKGALRRLLRGTTGSRGS from the coding sequence ATGGAAAGAGCGAATGGCAGCACCTCCTCAGGATTCCTCCTCCTGGGCTTCTCCGACAGGCCAAAGCTGGAGACGCCTCTCTTTGTGGTCATCCTGATGGGCTACGTCCTGAGCTGCCTAGGCAATGGCACCATTATACTCCTGTCGCTGCGGGACCCTCGCCTGCACACCCCCATGTATTGCTTCCTCTCCAACCTCTCTTTCATGGACCTGTGTCTGACCACCTGCACCGTCCCTCAGACTCTGGCCAACCTCAAGGGGCGGGACAAGACTATCACCTATGGCGGCTGCGTGAGCCAGCTCCTCATCGCCCTGGGGCTCGGGGGCGTGGAGTGTGTGCTCTTGTCGgtcatggcctatgaccgctacgCCGCCGTGTGCCGCCCACTGCACTACCTGATCATCATGCACCCGCAGCTCTGCCTGCGCCTGGTCCTAACTGCTTGGCTCACAGGGTTCGGCAACTCGGTGCTACAGACGGCCCTGACCATGACCCTGCCCCTGTGCGGGAGAAACCAGGTGGACCATTTCTTCTGTGAAGTGCCGGTGATGCTCAAGCTGGCCTGCGCCGACACCTCCATCATCGAAGCTGAAGTCTTCGCGGTCAGTGTCTTCTTCCTCGTGGTGCCTCTGTCGCTCATCTTAGTGTCCTACGGCCACATCACCAGGGCCGTCCTGAAGATCAAGTCGGCCCGGGGCAGGCGGAAGGCCTTCGGAACCTGCGGTTCCCACCTGATGGTGGTGGTCATCTTCTTTGGCACACTCATCTCCATGTACCTCCAGCCTCCCTCCAGCTACTCGCAGGATGTCAACAAAAGCATTGCGCTCTTCTACACTCTGGTGACTCCCCTACTGAATCCCCTCATTTACACTCTGAGGAACAAGGAGGTCAAGGGGGCGCTGAGGAGACTGCTGAGAGGAACCACAGGCTCCAGAGGGAGCTAA
- the LOC131513616 gene encoding putative olfactory receptor 2B8 translates to MDLKNGSSFTGFILLGFSDRPQLERVLFVVLLIFYLLTLLGNTSIIALSRLDPHLQTPMYFFLSNLSFLDLCYTTSTVPQLLVHLRGADKSISFSGCVAQLFVSLGLGCTECILLGVMAFDRYAAVCMPLHYTVIMHPRLCALMASASWFIGFANSSLQTVLIFLVPLCGRNKIDHFFCEIPPLLKLACVDTTVNESELFSVSVIILLIPVALITFSYGRIVKTVLRIKSASGQKKAFGTCGSHLTVVSLFYGTGIYIYLQPSSNYSQDQGKFISLFYTIVTPMVNPVIYTLRNRDVIGAMKKVFCRDMTLDE, encoded by the coding sequence ATGGACCTGAAAAATGGAAGTTCTTTCACTGGCTTTATCCTGCTGGGTTTCTCTGACCGGCCTCAGCTGGAGCGAGTCCTCTTTGTGGTTCTTCTGATCTTCTATCTGCTCACCCTGCTGGGAAACACAAGCATCATTGCGTTGTCCCGCCTGGACCCACACCTGCAGactcccatgtactttttcctgtCCAACCTAAGCTTTCTGGACCTGTGTTACACGACCAGCACTGTTCCTCAGCTGCTGGTCCATCTCAGGGGAGCAGACAAGTCTATCTCTTTCAGCGGCTGTGTAGCTCAGCTGTTCGTCTCTCTAGGATTGGGATGCACAGAATGCATTCTGTTAGGGGTGATGGCATTTGACCGCTATGCAGCTGTCTGCATGCCCCTGCACTACACAGTGATCATGCACCCCCGACTCTGTGCTCTGATGGCTTCTGCATCGTGGTTCATTGGTTTTGCCAACTCCTCGTTGCAGACGGTGCTCATCTTTCTCGTACCACTTtgtgggagaaataaaatagacCACTTCTTTTGTGAGATCCCCCCACTGCTCAAGCTTGCCTGTGTTGACACCACTGTGAATGAGTCTGAGCTCTTCTCTGTCAGTGTGATCATTCTCCTCATACCTGTGGCATTAATCACATTCTCCTATGGTCGGATTGTCAAGACAGTGTTAAGAATAAAGTCAGCTTCAGGGCAGAAGAAAGCCTTTGGGACATGTGGGTCCCACCTCACCGTGGTCTCCCTGTTCTATGGCACAGGCATCTACATTTACCTTCAGCCCAGCAGCAACTACTCCCAGGATCAGGGCaagttcatttctctcttctacaCCATTGTCACCCCCATGGTCAACCCTGTCATATATACTCTGAGGAATAGGGATGTGATTGGAGCAATGAAAAAAGTGTTCTGTAGGGATATGACCCTAGATGAATGA